The Tribolium castaneum strain GA2 chromosome 3, icTriCast1.1, whole genome shotgun sequence sequence CGATAAGTGAGTGAGCACCGATTATGTATTTTTAGCTACAAATGATTTTGcagaatatttgaaaaaaatggagctAAAGTTGTGATTGATGAAACGTCATTGGACTTTGTTAGAGGAGCGACGGTCGACTACCGGGAAGAACTAATTAAATCTTCCTTCAGGATTGTCAATAACCCGTTAGCTGAGCAAGGGTGTTCCTGTGGGTCGTCTTTTGCTGTCAGACTGGATTAAACAGATTAGTGCAATAACTGTATTagacttttttgcaaatatgtaaataaatacaggTCGATTAAACAAACCGCATAATTTATACAGagtaaataatgtaaataaattattaaattaaaggaATGTTTACTTTTTGCTCGCAATTTTATGTTTGAGTGCTTGGATTTCGTCGCACTGTTTCGTGATCTTATCATTTTGGGCGGCTATATGTTCAGTCATTGCATCAAGCTGACTCTTGTAATTTTCTATAGTGGTAAGCAACTCTTCATTGCTCTTCTCTAGATTGCCTTCTATTTCCTTGTTTACCACAGTCAGATGTTCTAATCTTGAATATAAGGCTTGATTTTCACCCCACAAAGTTTTGGTTTCTGAGAAGGCCATTTGCTTGGCTTGCAACAATTCGCCCAATTGAGATTCGTAATATTCAGTCAACCGTTCGTTTGATTGTGGTTTGGAACGCAGGACTTCGCATTCAGAGCGCCACCTCTCAGCTTCCTCTTTCCAAAAAGTGACCTAAAATGCACTTTATAGCTTTCCGAATTTTTTGAAGAGAAATACCTCATTCTGGTCTTCACTGGATTTATTAGACGCAACATCAGAATTTAGCACATCCATGTGCTGCTCCTCGACCTTCTTTTCGACTTCATATTTCGCCCTTTTAAGCTTGGCAATGTCCTCTAAATATTTCGTTTCCTTCTGGTGATATTCTTTCTCACAGTTATCTAATCTTTTCTCCAACCATGCGATTCTCTCCTTGCAATCGCTCAGCTCGTACTCCTTATCAGCCATCTACAACACGCCTAAAAATAACCAGCAACAGTagcaaatataaatatttacactGCTAACAAGTTGGGcattttctagaatttttttctgcaactCCTCGTCCAGGACACTAGTGTCTGATTGAATGATGTTCTCGGTGCTTTTATTTTTCCCTTTTTTAACGTGACTGTTCACTTGCAATTCTTGTTGCAACACTGATATCCGCTTAGTCAACTGCTCGTTTCGGAAAGTTAGGCTTTCCATTTCTTGATCATGTTTCCGTATCTTCTGCTCGTGTTTCTTAATTGTGTCttttaattcattgtttttcGCCTGTTCCTCCAAAACGGCTTTTTTCAAGACCGTGGCTTGCGACCTCACCTGCAAAAATTGGAGATGTCAGCGGATCCGCCccactaattttaaattaaaataattcacttTGGAGTATTCTGTGGCGAGCTTTTGGTACTTTGCTTCCAAATCGCCTGGTTTGTCCATTTCTAGGCGAATTATTACATAAATCGgcccaattatttattttctaatcaCATATCTTAGGTTAGTTTATTTTGACAATTGAATGACACTACTGACGTTTTGGTTTGACACTATAAAATTTACAGATCACTGTAACTTTGTACTTATCAATAATTGCATAGATgtcgctcaaaatttaattttttatttttcattaaaaattaaaataaaaattcaaaggcAAAGCTGTTTATagtataaatgttttttataaattggtTATAAATAATCTCAAATCAACTCTGCATTCTGTTGCCTTCTTCAAAGGAATGGTTTAatactagttttttttttactgaacATACTAAAATTTTCCGTATATACCAACTTGGCAATAACAACGTATACCCACCTATTGTATAAAACTTTCAAAGTTTCACTTTCCTagacttttaaaatttgtgtcGCTCATTTTTGTCACCCCAAGAAGTGCAACCCCTTCATTTCTATGACtgattatttcgaaaatataTCGGACGCGTCGGCACGAATTGATAGATTATTCGGGGCTTTTATCCCGGCTTTTTCACGTCGTGTCCAATCAAAAGGCACAATTTCGGATAATTACTCAagattctttaatttttgtgcttaTCCACTTCCCACACATCCTCCATAAATCACCAACCACCGTTTAAATCGTCCCCTTGCCGTGAAATCGGctattatataaaatttcacGCAATTTCATGTGCAATAAATCACGTTATCCGTAAAAGCATCCCCTAAAAAGATCTCGAAGTGGACCAGTATAAGTGCCCTTTGGGAATATTACTTGACGGACGTTATACCTACCTGAAGGTAGAAAAGACATGTGTTTGCGAATTAAAACCCATTTGGGTGCTTAATGTGTGTAGATAGTATTAAATTATACAGGTGGAACGACAGAGCATGAAGGAAATAGGTTTGATTGACTATTTTAGCGGCTTGTCGAGGTCTATAAAGCTCGAGTAATTCTACAATGGTTTATAGCGCCGCAAgtgcaaatttaaatcttaCACATGACATTTATGCACTGTATAAAACTATTCATTTCGcaacaaattatttgcaaCTCGTAAAACGAAACTAGTTTTTGCGCTACCTATTAAAATTGTTCGCAATTGCGAAATTGTCGAAAGCATGAAGTAATCTCCTTGTAATCGAAGTTATAAACTTGGAAACGCTTCCGCTCCTTGCATGCAAGTAAATTCTGCATCGAATGACAAAAAGCTTAAAGGACACGTAATTAGTCATGCGGTCTTAACCTGAGGCGAGATGGGtacctgaaatttttttgtgtaaataattttttatgtatatttaCCTGCACCCACAGTGTGCCAATATTGATCCAATTTTAGGTACACTGTCCTGATGTATAATCcttcttttgagctttttaTAATTTGCGATGATTCTCTTATTGAGTTCGAAAGCTTTCATCGAGCTTTTTATTCGGTGGCTGTCTTGC is a genomic window containing:
- the LOC662940 gene encoding protein phosphatase 1 regulatory subunit 21, which encodes MDKPGDLEAKYQKLATEYSKVRSQATVLKKAVLEEQAKNNELKDTIKKHEQKIRKHDQEMESLTFRNEQLTKRISVLQQELQVNSHVKKGKNKSTENIIQSDTSVLDEELQKKILENAQLVSSMADKEYELSDCKERIAWLEKRLDNCEKEYHQKETKYLEDIAKLKRAKYEVEKKVEEQHMDVLNSDVASNKSSEDQNEVTFWKEEAERWRSECEVLRSKPQSNERLTEYYESQLGELLQAKQMAFSETKTLWGENQALYSRLEHLTVVNKEIEGNLEKSNEELLTTIENYKSQLDAMTEHIAAQNDKITKQCDEIQALKHKIASKK